GGAGAGGTGCGAAGTCTTATTGCTGCAAGCAATTAGACGACGTGGAGGGGGCTGGGCATCGCCTCACAGTTTCAGCCCCTCTCCGCTGCGACTAAGCACCTTCGCTAAAGCTAAGGCGCCAAGTCTCGCTCCTCTCCCCTGAAGGAGAGAGGGTTATTTTGATTTGTCGAGCAACGGCTTCAAATAATGCCCCGTATAGCTGCGCGGCTCCTTGACCACCGCTTCCGGCGTGCCCTCCGCTACAATCTCTCCGCCTTTGACACCGCCTTCGGGGCCAAGGTCGATGATCCAGTCGGCGGTTTTGATGACGTCCAGATTATGCTCGATCACCACCACGCTGTTGCCTTGCTCGACCAGCCGGTGGAGCACCTCCAGCAATTTGCGCACATCCTCAAAATGCAGGCCGGTGGTGGGCTCATCCAATATGTAGAGCGTCTGGCCGGTGCTGCGGCGGCTGAGTTCCTTGGCGAGCTTTACGCGCTGCGCTTCGCCACCGGATAGGGTCGTTGCCTGCTGGCCGACCTTGACATAGCCGAGGCCGACCTCTGCCAGCATCGCCATCTTGTCGCGGATCGGCGGCACGGCCTTGAACACCTCCACGGCATCCTCAACCGTCATGTCGAGCACGTCGGCGATCGACAGGCCCTTCCACTTCACCTCCAGCGTTTCACGGTTATAGCGTTTGCCGTGGCATTCCTCGCACGTCACATAGACGTCGGGCAGGAAGTGCATCTCGATCTTGATCAGGCCATCGCCGCTGCAGGTTTCGCAGCGCCCGCCCTTTACGTTGAAGCTGAAACGGCCGGGTTTGTACCCACGCGCGGCGGATTCGGGCAGGCCGGCAAACCAATCACGGATATTGGTGAAGGCGCCGGTATAGGTGGCGGGGTTTGATCGCGGGGTGCGGCCGATGGGCGATTGGTCGATGTCGATCACCTTGTCGCAATGTTCAAGGCCGGTGACCTTGTCATGCGCGCCCGCAATCACCCGCGCGCCGTTCAATGTGCGCGCCGCGGCGGCATAGAGCGTGTCGATGGTGAAGCTGGATTTGCCGCTGCCCGATACGCCGGTGATGCAGCAGAATGTTCCCAAGGGAATGGATGCCGTGACATTTTTCAGATTGTTGGCGCGGGCGCCGTGCAGCGTCAATTTCTTGCCATTGCCCTTGCGCCGCTTTTTCGGAACGGCGATTTCGCGCGTACCGTTCAGATAATCGGCAGTCAGGCTGCCCTTAGCCTTCAGGATTTTTTTCAGCGGGCCTTCGGCAATCACTTCGCCGCCATGCACGCCCGCGCCGGGGCCCAGATCGACGATCCAGTCGGCGGTGCGGATTGCATCTTCATCATGTTCGACAACGATCACTGTGTTGCCCAGATCGCGCAGCCGGCGCAGCGTGGCCAGCAGCCGGTCATTATCCTTTTGGTGCAGGCCGATGCTGGGTTCATCGAGCACATAGAGCACGCCCGACAGGCCCGATCCGATCTGGCTGGCAAGGCGGATGCGCTGGCTCTCCCCCCCGCTCAAGGTGCCGCTGGTGCGATCAAGGTTCAGATAATCGAGCCCGACATTGTTGAGGAAGCCGAGGCGTTCGTTGATCTCTTTCAGGATCGCCTTGGCAATCTGGCTTTGCGTCGGGGTCAATTGCGCGTCGAGATTGCTGAACCAGCCGAGCGCGTCGGCAACGCTCATCCGCGTGGGTTCGGATATGTTCGCGCCGCCCACCCGCACGCTCAGCGCCTCCGGCTTCAGTCTTGCACCATGGCAGGTCTCGCACGGCTGGCTGGTCTGGAACTTGCCCAGTTCCTCCCGCATCCAGGCGCTGTCGGTTTGCAACATGCGGCGGTTCAAATTGCCGATCACGCCTTCAAAGGCCTTGCGCACGGTATATTCTTTGCGCCCGTCGATGAAGGTCAGCTCCACCGGCATGCCGCCGGTGCCGTATAGGATGATCAGCCGCTGGTCGGGCTCCAGTTTCATCCACGGCGTTGTCAGGTCAAAACCATAGGCTTTCGCTAGCGAGCTGAGCACCTGCATATAATAGGGGCTGGGTGGGTTGGATTTCGCCCATGGCACAACCGCCCCCTGCTTCAGGCTCAGCGCTTCATTGGGGACGACCAGCTGCGGATCAAATTCCAGCCGCTCGCCCAGCCCGTCACAATCGGGGCAGGCACCCTGCGGCGCGTTAAAGCTGAACAGCCGGGGCTCAATCTCCGCCAGGGTAAAGCCGCTGACCGGGCAGGCGAATTTCTCGCTGAATACGATGCGGTTGGGCGGCAGGCCGGTGCCTTTCATCGCGCCCCCAGTCACGTTCGTGGTGACGTTGGTAGGGGCAGGAGTGAAGGTCGCCCGTGCCTCGCCGAACGCTGTCGGCACGGCATCTGCGGCGCCCGTCGCCTCTGCAACGGTGGTGTCGGCCAGATCGACATAGGCTAGCCCTTCGGCCAGTTTCAGCGCCTGTTCAAACGAGTCCGCTAGACGCGTCTGAATCCCGTCCTTCACGACGATGCGGTCGACGACGACCTCAATGTCATGCTTATACTTCTTGTCGAGCGCGGGGGCTTCCTCAATGGCGTAAAATTCGCCGTCGATGCGCACACGGGTATAGCCCGCTTTCTGCCATTCGAGCAGTTCCTTGCGATATTCGCCCTTGCGCCCGCGAACCGCCGGGGCGAGCAGATAGGCGCGCGTGCCTTCGGGCAATTGCATCACCCGATCGACCATCTGCGTCACCGTCTGCGCGGTGATCGGCAGGCCGGTGGCCGGCGAATAGGGCACGCCGACCCGCG
This portion of the Sphingobium sp. genome encodes:
- the uvrA gene encoding excinuclease ABC subunit UvrA, which produces MSLTHIRVRGAREHNLKGVDIDLPRDQLIVITGLSGSGKSSLAFDTIYAEGQRRYVESLSAYARQFLEMMQKPDVEHIEGLSPAISIEQKTTSRNPRSTVATVTEIYDYMRLLWARVGVPYSPATGLPITAQTVTQMVDRVMQLPEGTRAYLLAPAVRGRKGEYRKELLEWQKAGYTRVRIDGEFYAIEEAPALDKKYKHDIEVVVDRIVVKDGIQTRLADSFEQALKLAEGLAYVDLADTTVAEATGAADAVPTAFGEARATFTPAPTNVTTNVTGGAMKGTGLPPNRIVFSEKFACPVSGFTLAEIEPRLFSFNAPQGACPDCDGLGERLEFDPQLVVPNEALSLKQGAVVPWAKSNPPSPYYMQVLSSLAKAYGFDLTTPWMKLEPDQRLIILYGTGGMPVELTFIDGRKEYTVRKAFEGVIGNLNRRMLQTDSAWMREELGKFQTSQPCETCHGARLKPEALSVRVGGANISEPTRMSVADALGWFSNLDAQLTPTQSQIAKAILKEINERLGFLNNVGLDYLNLDRTSGTLSGGESQRIRLASQIGSGLSGVLYVLDEPSIGLHQKDNDRLLATLRRLRDLGNTVIVVEHDEDAIRTADWIVDLGPGAGVHGGEVIAEGPLKKILKAKGSLTADYLNGTREIAVPKKRRKGNGKKLTLHGARANNLKNVTASIPLGTFCCITGVSGSGKSSFTIDTLYAAAARTLNGARVIAGAHDKVTGLEHCDKVIDIDQSPIGRTPRSNPATYTGAFTNIRDWFAGLPESAARGYKPGRFSFNVKGGRCETCSGDGLIKIEMHFLPDVYVTCEECHGKRYNRETLEVKWKGLSIADVLDMTVEDAVEVFKAVPPIRDKMAMLAEVGLGYVKVGQQATTLSGGEAQRVKLAKELSRRSTGQTLYILDEPTTGLHFEDVRKLLEVLHRLVEQGNSVVVIEHNLDVIKTADWIIDLGPEGGVKGGEIVAEGTPEAVVKEPRSYTGHYLKPLLDKSK